A region of the Flavobacteriaceae bacterium MAR_2010_188 genome:
TACAAGAATTGAAAATCGAATACGGAAAGAACCTAACAATCGATAAAGATCTATTGATCAGAGCAAGGCTTTTTGATATTGTGATTGGCGATTGGGACCGTCATGCAGAACAGTGGGGCTGGGCGCTTCAGAAAATCGATAAGAGCATTAAGGCCATTCCTATACCTGCGGATCGGGATAATGCATTTTTTGATATCGATGGTATATTGCCAACTCTAATTTCTAATAAGTTTGTGGAACCAGAATTGAGACCGTTTAGCGAATCCGTGGATTATATGCCGGGATTGGTTAAACCGTTTGATGCGTATTTCCTTCATGCTACAGAAGGAAAAATCTACGTAGAGCAGGCAGAATACATTCAAAAAGTCTTAACCGATAAGGTCATTAACGATGCGTTTAAGGTCTGGCCAAAACAGATTTATGATTTAAATGGAGACGACCTTATCAGAAAAATAAAAGCACGTAGAGATAAGTTAGTACAATATGCTGAAGCTTTTAGAACTAGTATTGAAGAGAGAGGAATTTTGCAAGAACCATTAAAAGGCTCTAATGACAAGGATATAAAAGGAAATCTTATCCATTGTTTTGAGTGCCAGGATTAGACTCTGGTTGTTGGTTGTTAGTTGTTAGTTGTTAGAAGTTAGAAGTTAGAAGTTAGAAAAATAATTATTTCATATTTACATACTTGTTATTCCATACTCAATACTTAATTCTTAATACTTAGTACTTAATATTCCCTACAACCTAATTCCTAATCCCTAAAACGTATTCTCTATTCTCTAAAATCTAAATACTTAGTACTAAATACTGCGTACTTGAAAGATTAAAAGTAAAACCCAAAACTTCCTGTTACTCCAAAGTTTCTAGCGTCTGGTAAGTCTTTATAGTTTCCTCTAAAATTCACATCAATCCTGAGAATTTTGAAGATGTTCCCTACTCCAAAATAATATTCGTAGTATGGCTCATCAGATGGAGCAAGGTAAGCCTCACCCGTCGCATTTAAGGCCCGGTTTTCATCAGAGATTTCACCATAAGCACCGCGAACACCTATAATCTCACGAAGGTTTGCCTTCCTTAAGAATGGTACTCTAGCGAAAATCCGACCGTTAAAGTTATGCTCAAGATGTACCGAAGCATAGGTGTCGGTAACGAATTCGTAAAAATCTAGTTGATTGAATGTATTAAAAATATTGAAGTAAGATTGATTACCCGGAATGACACTCAAAAGCCCTAATGGAACTGCGCCAAAAGTTTTACCAACCTCCACTACAGAAGTTAAACGACCAATACCGCCAATCTGCCAAGGCTGTATATAAGAAAATTGAACTTTGGTATAGTCAAAATCACTATTGAACAGACTCTTGTCCCCTCTACTTACTTGAGTGAATAGTTGCGGAAATCCGTCATTTGCGGTACGTCTTTCCACCCCAAAGCCAGTCATTTTACGATTTGGATAATATTCGATAGACAATGAACTTTCAAACTGTTTTATTTCTGAAGAAATCCCATCTGCCTCCTCATCATCGAAGAAATCTAAGCTGAACGTTTTAGATGCCGAAGCCAAGGTTCTGTAATTACCACTGGCGCGGAAGATTAGGTTTCTAACAGGCTCTATCTCTGCAGCAAAAGTTGTGATATTTATACTGGTTAGCTTATCGTTGGCACTAGTCCCTACAACTGCAGATGAAGCAAGACCGCGGCCGAGGACATCCGTTGAAAGAGTAAGGCTGGCCCCAATCTGTTCTACATCGCGCCGATTGCCTCCGGAAATAATAAACCTGCTTTTCTTATCGATCAGCCATTTCCCGGAAATTCCGTATTTAAATTTATCATCCCTAAAACCGTACGCACCGAATCCTTCCAATCTCCAGATATCGTTTTGGCCAAAATAAGTTCTTCCGCCTCCTCTAATCCTAACCCCTTCAACTTCATTAAAACCAAAAGTTGAAAAAATTGGACCGTAATCGAAATTGATACTTGGGAACTCTATATAACCTGATGCTAAGATGCTTCCAAGATTATATAATCGTTGGAATTTCTTAACCGTTTTCAATGTATCGAGCATTTGATAAATGCCCTTTTCATCTTGATTAAGTTTTTCTAAACGGTTCTGCTCCCAAAAATCATCTGGACGATTGTAGACATCTTGATCGTAATAGTAGACTTCCCTATCATAATATTTTGGGTCTACTTTCTGGTTGAATTTATAATTGTCATAAAGAGTTGTTCGCTTACCGTAGATTCCTTTTGACTCTTCCTTTTTATTAAAGGCGAAATCAGACATAAAGTAATCGCGTTCTATCAAGAAAACAGAATCGTTCAGCACTTCAAATTCTTGTTCAATATAAATTTCCTTTACCCAGTTTATGTTTGCACTTTTTGATGCTTGCATGTTTATTTCCTTGATTGCCCAAGTACTGTCATTCACCCAAAAATCGCCTTTAAAGGTGAGTTCATTTTTACGGCGGGGATAATAGATAATGTTATAGCACCATTTATCTTTTATAAATGCACTATCAGCAAGCACATAATTATAAGTGTTGATACCGGTTTTAGAAAGCGGACTAATAAAGCTTTTATCAAAGAAGCGTAAGTAATTTTCATAGATATCGTATTCAGAATAAAGGTCTTGCACAAAATCTACTACAATCTGATTATTGCTGAAACCTGAATTCTTATTTCCCTGAAGATCTTCTTTCTCTTTGTTAAGGATATTATCTCCAACAACCTTGCTTATTGACTCGTTGATGAACATGGGGAGATAGGTTTTTCCCGTTACATTAGAAGTATCAACTTTATCGAAGACAAATTCCATCCCCTTAAAAAGCTTACTTTTTATGGTTGCACTGTCGATGGTGTTGAGGTCAAATTCTACTTTTTCGTACTTATCGTATTGATATTGATTAAACTGTCTAAGACCATTTTGGCGCTTTCGTTCCCAAATTTTTCGTAAAATGTCGATTGCGGGATTGTTCTTTTTTGATTGTTTACCAGCAACAATCATAACCTGTCCCAATTCTTCGGATTCTTCCTTTAGGTTGAATTTAAGATTATAGCTGACCTTTTGAATAAGAGGAAATTCTAAACGCTGATATCCTAAAAAGGAAATTACCAAGGTATCTTGTGTTTCCGCCGATTCTAAATAGAAGACGCCATTCTCATTGGTGATGGTTCCGGTAGAAGTTCCTTTAAAAAGTACGTTACAAAAGGCAATAGGGTCATTTTTCTCGTCAAAAACTTCTCCACTCACCTTAGTTTGGGAAAAAGTCAAAAATGAAAATTGAACTAGTATGAGTAAAAGAAAATAGTTCTTCATATTAAAAAACTCCATCGACAATCATGCTGATGAAGTTTGAATAAAGCATTTTAATGCTAGTTTTTACTTTTTATACATCACCTTTTTAACTGCCTTAACTACATCGTCGCTGTTTGGCAGCCACTCTTCGAATAGAACTGGAGAATAAGGAGCTGGGGTATCGGCTGTGTTTATTTTGATCACCGGAGCATCTAGGTAATCAAATGCTTCAGATTGTACTAAATACGTAATATCGGTAGCAACATTTCCAAACGGCCAAGCTTCTTCTAAAACTACCAACCTATTTGTTTT
Encoded here:
- a CDS encoding CarboxypepD_reg-like domain-containing protein, with translation MEFFNMKNYFLLLILVQFSFLTFSQTKVSGEVFDEKNDPIAFCNVLFKGTSTGTITNENGVFYLESAETQDTLVISFLGYQRLEFPLIQKVSYNLKFNLKEESEELGQVMIVAGKQSKKNNPAIDILRKIWERKRQNGLRQFNQYQYDKYEKVEFDLNTIDSATIKSKLFKGMEFVFDKVDTSNVTGKTYLPMFINESISKVVGDNILNKEKEDLQGNKNSGFSNNQIVVDFVQDLYSEYDIYENYLRFFDKSFISPLSKTGINTYNYVLADSAFIKDKWCYNIIYYPRRKNELTFKGDFWVNDSTWAIKEINMQASKSANINWVKEIYIEQEFEVLNDSVFLIERDYFMSDFAFNKKEESKGIYGKRTTLYDNYKFNQKVDPKYYDREVYYYDQDVYNRPDDFWEQNRLEKLNQDEKGIYQMLDTLKTVKKFQRLYNLGSILASGYIEFPSINFDYGPIFSTFGFNEVEGVRIRGGGRTYFGQNDIWRLEGFGAYGFRDDKFKYGISGKWLIDKKSRFIISGGNRRDVEQIGASLTLSTDVLGRGLASSAVVGTSANDKLTSINITTFAAEIEPVRNLIFRASGNYRTLASASKTFSLDFFDDEEADGISSEIKQFESSLSIEYYPNRKMTGFGVERRTANDGFPQLFTQVSRGDKSLFNSDFDYTKVQFSYIQPWQIGGIGRLTSVVEVGKTFGAVPLGLLSVIPGNQSYFNIFNTFNQLDFYEFVTDTYASVHLEHNFNGRIFARVPFLRKANLREIIGVRGAYGEISDENRALNATGEAYLAPSDEPYYEYYFGVGNIFKILRIDVNFRGNYKDLPDARNFGVTGSFGFYF